The genomic DNA GCGGCGCTTCCGTTCGCGCAGCGTCGTGACGGCGGTCTCGTTCGTGGCGTCGCACGCGAGCTGGTAGCCGCCGAGGCCCTTCACCGCGACGACGCGGCCCTCGCGGAGCAGGCGCGCGGCGGCGTCCACGATCGCGTCCGAGCGGGTGCGCTCGGCGTCGCGGTCGCGGTGCGGGCGAGGGGCCGGCTCGCGCTCCGGCGACCACGACCAGTCGGGGTCGAGGCCGCCGCACTCGGGCGAGAGCGCGTCCAGGTAGAGCCGCGGGCCGCACACGAAGCACGCGTCCGGCTGGGCGTGGAAGCGGCGGTCGGCGGGGTCCGCGTACTCCGCCGCGCACTCGGGGCACATCGGGAACTCGGCCATCGAGGTGGCGGGGCGGTCGTACGGCACGTCGTCGATGACCGTGAAGCGCGGGCCGCAGTTCGTGCAGTTGATGAACGGGTATCGATGGCGGCGGTCGGACGGGTCCGCGGCTTCGGCGGTGCACGCCGGGCAGGTCGCGATGTCGGGCGACACGAGCGTCATCGCGCCCGAACGCGCCTCGGACTCCTCGATGACGAAGCCGGTCAGCCCGCGCGGCTCGACAGCCTCTGCCACGACCTCGTCGACGACCGCCATCGGCGGCGCCTCGTCGCGCAGGGCGAGCGCGAAGGTGTCGACGGCCGCGTCGTCGCCCTCGACGGTGCAGTAGACGCCGTCCGACGCGTTGTGGACGCTGCCCGCGAGCCCGAGCGAACGGGCGAGGTTGTAGACGAAGGGGCGGAAGCCGACCCCCTGCACGACGCCGGTGACGTGCAGCGACAGCGCCTTCATGGGGGCGGGCCGGCTACCGGCCGTGCTTCCCGAAGCCGTCGGCCACGAAGCGGTTGTTGATGAGCACGAACAGCTTGTACGCCTGGTCGAGCAGGATCATCGCCTCGTGGGCGGTCGCCGGGTCGAGCTTCTCCTGCGGCCCATGGAACGGCGAGTCGTGGATGAACGCGTTGCGAGCGCCGCGCAGGACGCGCCAGCGGTGTGGGAAGTCGCGGAAGCCGAGCTCGGCGGCGACCTCCTCGAACTCCTCGCCCGTGAGCGCCGGGAAGAGGCGCCCGATGCGGGCGCCGATGGCGCGCTGGCCGTCGAGCACGACCGAGCGCACGGTCACGTCCGCGCCGTGCGCGGCGAGGATGCGGTCGATGATGTCCTCGAGGATGGACTCGAGGAACGTCTCGGCGAGGATGACGACGACCTCCCAGTCGCCCTCGGCGTTGTAGTGGCGGATGCGTTCGTCCAAGCGGCGCAGCCTGTCCGAGGGGAACGCGCGCGGCCGCGCGCCGCTGCTGTGGCAGTCGGGGCAGGGGACCTCGCCGGCGCCGAAGCGTGCGTCGGCGGACAGGAAGCCGCACTCAGGGCACTGGAAGTACGACGGGGCCTCCGCGGCCGGAGGTCCGTTGTGGGTGGTGTGCGGGATGCTCTTCTGCTTCACGGCGCGATTGTACCAGCGGTGGTGCGCGCGGCGAGTGCGGGCGGCAGCTCGAGCCCGTGCGCCGTCAGCAGCGCCTCGTCCGTGAGCACCTCGCCGGCGAGGCCGTCGGCGACGACGCGGCCGCCGTCCATCACCACGGCCCGCGAGCACAGCCGCCAAGCGACGTCCATGTCGTGCGTGGCGAGGACCATCGTGGCGTCCAGGTCCTGGAGCAGGTCCATCATCCGCCGGCGCGCGCGCGGATCGAGGTTCGAGGTCGGTTCGTCGAGGACGAGCACCGACGGGCGCATCGACAGCACGGTCGCGAGCGCGATCCGCTTGCGCTGGCCGAAACTCAAGTGCTGCGCGGGGCGGGTCGCCTCGCCGGCCAGGCCGACCGCGTGGAGTGCCTCGTGCACCCGCGCGTCGACCTCGGTGGCGGACAGGCCCATGTTGAGCGGCCCGAAGGCGACGTCGTCGTAGACCGTGGTCATGAACAGCTGGTCGTCGGGGTCCTGGAAGACGAGCCCGACGCGCTCGCGCACAGCCCGTACGGTGTTGTCCGCCACCGTCACGCCATCCACGGCGACTGTGCCCGCGCTGCCGCGCAGGATGCCGTTGACGTGGAGCATGAGGGTCGACTTGCCGGCGCCGTTGGGGCCGAGCAGCGCCACGCGCTCGCCGCGAGCCACGCGAAGGTCGACGCCGGACAGCGCCTCGGTGCCGTCCGGGTAGCGGTGTGCGAGGCCGGCGATCTCGATGGCGGGCGTGTCGGGCATCGGCTCCTCGCGTCCTCTCAGTACAGCGCCAGCGCGCCTGCGACGCACAGTGCCACGGCGATCGCGACGAGGTCGGCCGCGCGGGCGTGCAGCGGTTCGGCGCTGGGCAACGTGCCGTCGTACCCGCGCGAGAGCATCGCCGCGTGCACGCGCTCGCCGCGCTCGTACGCCCGCACGAACAGGTTGCCGGCGAGGTTCCCGAGCAGGCGCACGAGGCGCCATCCGCGTAGCCCCGGCGCACGAGACGCGACCGCCGCGCGCATCGACCGCACCTGCGCACGCACGACCTCGGCGAAGCGGTAGGTGAACGAGAGCATCGTGAGGATGACGTCGGGCAGCCGGAGCGCCCGCAGGCCCTTGAACAGGCGCGGCGCCGGGGTCGTCAGCGACAGCAGCACGAGCAGGCTCGCGCTCATCCACGCCTTCGCGAGGATGCTCCACGCGACGAGCCATCCGCCGCCGGCGTAGGCGGCCGCGATCCCGCCCGCGCTCCACGAACCGCCGACGCTCGTGATCGGCGCGAGCAGCGCGATCGTCCCGGCGAACGGGAGCACGATCGCCGAGCGGGCGAGCGCCGTCAGCGGGGGCAGGTTCGCGGCGCCTGTGAGCGCGAGGACGAACGCCGCGAACGCGAATGCCTCGAGCGGCCGCGGGGCGGGCGCCAGCACCACGGCGAGCACGACGACGAGCACCGCGGCGATCTTGGCTCGCGGGTCGAG from Actinomycetota bacterium includes the following:
- a CDS encoding carbamoyltransferase HypF gives rise to the protein MKALSLHVTGVVQGVGFRPFVYNLARSLGLAGSVHNASDGVYCTVEGDDAAVDTFALALRDEAPPMAVVDEVVAEAVEPRGLTGFVIEESEARSGAMTLVSPDIATCPACTAEAADPSDRRHRYPFINCTNCGPRFTVIDDVPYDRPATSMAEFPMCPECAAEYADPADRRFHAQPDACFVCGPRLYLDALSPECGGLDPDWSWSPEREPAPRPHRDRDAERTRSDAIVDAAARLLREGRVVAVKGLGGYQLACDATNETAVTTLRERKRR
- a CDS encoding ABC transporter ATP-binding protein, encoding MRGREEPMPDTPAIEIAGLAHRYPDGTEALSGVDLRVARGERVALLGPNGAGKSTLMLHVNGILRGSAGTVAVDGVTVADNTVRAVRERVGLVFQDPDDQLFMTTVYDDVAFGPLNMGLSATEVDARVHEALHAVGLAGEATRPAQHLSFGQRKRIALATVLSMRPSVLVLDEPTSNLDPRARRRMMDLLQDLDATMVLATHDMDVAWRLCSRAVVMDGGRVVADGLAGEVLTDEALLTAHGLELPPALAARTTAGTIAP
- the cbiQ gene encoding cobalt ECF transporter T component CbiQ; amino-acid sequence: LPGVLSTPAAGFLLPGVADHTLAGVLAGLAGTAIAGVVLYALAALVRARDAGPAPRDARPEPSAGEDLHRHEHGHADAPVHRHPHHHDPRPGHEHAHATGFERHTYVVSPVHDLDPRAKIAAVLVVVLAVVLAPAPRPLEAFAFAAFVLALTGAANLPPLTALARSAIVLPFAGTIALLAPITSVGGSWSAGGIAAAYAGGGWLVAWSILAKAWMSASLLVLLSLTTPAPRLFKGLRALRLPDVILTMLSFTYRFAEVVRAQVRSMRAAVASRAPGLRGWRLVRLLGNLAGNLFVRAYERGERVHAAMLSRGYDGTLPSAEPLHARAADLVAIAVALCVAGALALY